Proteins encoded within one genomic window of Acomys russatus chromosome 5, mAcoRus1.1, whole genome shotgun sequence:
- the LOC127189976 gene encoding 60S ribosomal protein L29-like, translating to MAKSKNHTTHNQSCKWHRNGIKKPWAQRYESLKGVDPKFLRNMSFAKKHNKKGLKNMQANNAKAMSACAEAIKALVKPKAGKPKMPKGPSRKHSRLTFIAHPKLGKKIRSYMSKGSRLYQPQPKVQTKAKAAAKAQAAAPAQAPEAAQAPVKAP from the coding sequence ATGGCCAAGTccaagaaccacaccacacacaaccagtcctgcaaatggcacagaaatggcatcaagaaacccTGGGCACAAAGATACGAGTCTCTTAAGGGGGttgaccccaagttcctgaggaacatgagctttgccaagaagcacaacaaGAAAGGCTTGAagaacatgcaggcaaacaacgcAAAGGCAATGAGTGCCTGTGCAGAGGCCATCAAGGcccttgtgaagcctaaggccggtaagcccaagatgccaaagggccccagCCGCAAACACAGCCGACTCACTTTCATCgctcatcccaagcttgggaagaagaTTCGAAGCTACATGAGCAAGGGCAGTAGACTGTACCAACCACAGCCCAAGGTTCAGACCAAGGCGAAAGCCgcagctaaggcccaggctgcagccccagctcaggctcctgaagctgcccaggcccctgtgaaggccccatag